GACGATTATGGTCCATATCTTGGGACGTGCATACAACGCACGAAGCCAAAATCGGCTAGTTGGATTAAGAAACTATTGAGGCCCATAGTTAGGCGTATGTTCAATTCTAATGTGATAATACCAATGATGATGCCAGGTCGGATGCTTGAAATTGGTTGCGCTTCCGGTTCATTTTTGCACCAGATGGCGGGACGAAGCTGGCAGGTGCAAGGTATCGAGCTTTCCGAGAAAGCCGCTCAAACTGCAATACAACTTGGCTACCAAATTCATGCCGGACCACTTGAGACTGCCCCTAGACCAGATGAACCCTTAGATCTCATTGTGGGCTGGATGGTGTTGGAACACCTTTACGATCCCATTGGCGGTTTGCAAAAACTACTCGAATGGGCCAAGCCAGATGCATGGTTGGTATTGAGCGTCCCCAATGCGGCGTCATGGGAATTTCGTGTGTTCAAAGATAAATGGTATGCACTTCAACTACCCACACACTTCCACCATTTCACACCAACTACGTTAGAAAAAGTTCTGTCGGCAAGTGGATGGGAACTGAAGGAAGTTCACCATCAGCGAGTGCTGAACAACTTGATTGCA
This window of the Gammaproteobacteria bacterium genome carries:
- a CDS encoding Methyltransferase type 12 — encoded protein: MNIPKEVTLEDITCPLGCRKNDEIVITGCDLLHNLPGEFTVVKCRTCGLMRTNPRPNPNTIGFYYPDDYGPYLGTCIQRTKPKSASWIKKLLRPIVRRMFNSNVIIPMMMPGRMLEIGCASGSFLHQMAGRSWQVQGIELSEKAAQTAIQLGYQIHAGPLETAPRPDEPLDLIVGWMVLEHLYDPIGGLQKLLEWAKPDAWLVLSVPNAASWEFRVFKDKWYALQLPTHFHHFTPTTLEKVLSASGWELKEVHHQRVLNNLIASVGYVLRDKGFTNLGKRFIGFPTQSGKWGYVLYPLAWLLSVFGQTGRMTIWAKPQNKGR